From a single Micromonospora carbonacea genomic region:
- a CDS encoding 3-hydroxyacyl-CoA dehydrogenase NAD-binding domain-containing protein has translation MSALAAPNEVVTRALLRQVHVPGLARPAALITLDNGFDHTKPNSFGPGGLTSLDEAITAALAADPAFVAVTGKPYVFCVGADITSLPQLADREQALEIGRLGHRVFARLKDSTVPTFAFVNGAAMGGGLELALHCHYRTLSGGASALALPEVSLGLIPGWGGTQLLPNLIGIPAATQVILQNPLMQNKMLKPKQAAELGIADVLLEPADFLERSLQWAAGVVRGEITVTRPEVDRDMWAGVLYFARQTLDQRLHGAVPAAYKALDLLETAKDADFAAGTAAEDEALADLIFSEELRSGLYAFDLVQRRAKRPAGAPDRGLARPVNKVGIVGAGLMASQLALLFARRLQVPVVLTDLDQGRVDKGVGYVHTQIEKAVSKGRMDKGTAARLYGLVSGSVDKAAFADADFVIEAVFEDLDVKKQVWAELEKIVSPEAVLATNTSSLSVTAMAAELEHPERVVGFHFFNPVAVLPLLEIVRGERTDDATLATAFAVGKQLKKSSVLVSDAPAFVVNRLLTRFLGTVFAAVDAGTPLDVANAALDPLGLPMRPLALLQLVGPAVAYHVGGTLHGAFPDRFAVSENLRRIAESGQPIVVDDEINADVARLLVVGDEPLTAEQVRRNALDALAQEVRLMLDEGVVAEAQDIDLCLILGAGWPFHLGGVTPYLDRTGTSERVTGRRFLPPGVASLPA, from the coding sequence GCTGGCCCGCCCGGCCGCCCTGATCACCCTCGACAACGGCTTCGACCACACCAAGCCGAACAGCTTCGGTCCGGGCGGCCTGACCAGCCTCGACGAGGCGATCACCGCCGCCCTCGCGGCGGACCCGGCGTTCGTCGCGGTCACCGGCAAGCCGTACGTCTTCTGCGTCGGCGCCGACATCACCAGCCTGCCGCAGCTCGCCGACCGGGAGCAGGCCCTGGAGATCGGGCGGCTCGGCCACCGGGTCTTCGCCCGGCTGAAGGACAGCACCGTCCCGACGTTCGCGTTCGTCAACGGCGCGGCGATGGGCGGCGGCCTGGAGCTGGCGCTGCACTGCCACTACCGGACGCTGTCCGGCGGGGCGTCGGCCCTGGCGCTGCCGGAGGTCTCCCTCGGCCTGATCCCCGGCTGGGGCGGCACCCAGCTCCTGCCGAACCTGATCGGCATCCCGGCCGCCACCCAGGTGATCCTGCAGAACCCGCTGATGCAGAACAAGATGCTCAAGCCGAAGCAGGCCGCCGAGCTGGGCATCGCCGACGTGCTGCTGGAGCCGGCCGACTTCCTGGAGCGGTCCCTCCAGTGGGCGGCCGGCGTGGTGCGCGGCGAGATCACCGTGACCCGGCCCGAGGTCGACCGGGACATGTGGGCGGGCGTGCTCTACTTCGCCCGGCAGACCCTCGACCAGCGGCTGCACGGCGCGGTCCCCGCCGCGTACAAGGCGCTGGACCTGCTGGAGACGGCGAAGGACGCCGACTTCGCGGCCGGCACCGCCGCCGAGGACGAGGCCCTGGCCGACCTGATCTTCTCCGAGGAGCTGCGCAGCGGGCTCTACGCGTTCGACCTGGTGCAGCGGCGGGCCAAGCGGCCGGCCGGCGCGCCCGACAGGGGCCTGGCCCGGCCGGTGAACAAGGTCGGCATCGTCGGCGCCGGCCTGATGGCCAGCCAGCTCGCGCTGCTGTTCGCCCGCCGCCTCCAGGTGCCGGTCGTCCTGACCGACCTCGACCAGGGCCGCGTCGACAAGGGGGTGGGCTACGTGCACACCCAGATCGAGAAGGCCGTCAGCAAGGGCCGGATGGACAAGGGCACGGCCGCCAGGCTGTACGGGCTGGTCAGCGGCTCGGTCGACAAGGCCGCCTTCGCCGACGCCGACTTCGTCATCGAGGCCGTGTTCGAGGACCTGGACGTCAAGAAGCAGGTCTGGGCCGAGCTGGAGAAGATCGTCTCCCCGGAGGCGGTGCTCGCCACGAACACCTCCAGCCTCTCGGTCACCGCGATGGCCGCCGAGCTGGAGCACCCGGAGCGGGTGGTCGGCTTCCACTTCTTCAACCCGGTCGCGGTGCTGCCGCTGCTGGAGATCGTGCGGGGCGAGCGCACCGACGACGCCACCCTCGCCACCGCGTTCGCGGTCGGCAAGCAGCTCAAGAAGTCGTCGGTGCTGGTCTCCGACGCCCCGGCGTTCGTGGTGAACCGGCTGCTCACCCGCTTCCTCGGCACCGTCTTCGCCGCCGTCGACGCCGGCACCCCGCTGGACGTGGCGAACGCCGCGCTGGACCCGTTGGGCCTGCCGATGCGCCCGCTCGCCCTGCTCCAGCTCGTCGGCCCGGCCGTGGCGTACCACGTGGGCGGCACCCTGCACGGCGCGTTCCCGGACCGGTTCGCCGTGAGCGAGAACCTACGCCGGATCGCCGAGTCGGGGCAGCCGATCGTGGTCGACGACGAGATCAACGCCGACGTCGCCAGGCTGCTGGTCGTCGGCGACGAGCCGCTGACCGCCGAGCAGGTGCGGCGCAACGCGCTCGACGCGCTGGCGCAGGAGGTGCGGCTGATGCTCGACGAGGGCGTCGTCGCCGAGGCGCAGGACATCGACCTGTGCCTGATCCTCGGCGCGGGGTGGCCGTTCCACCTGGGCGGCGTCACGCCGTACCTGGACCGGACGGGCACCAGCGAGCGGGTGACCGGCCGCCGGTTCCTGCCGCCCGGCGTGGCCAGCCTGCCCGCCTGA